The proteins below come from a single Fastidiosipila sanguinis genomic window:
- a CDS encoding PTS transporter subunit EIIC, translating to MDYRDIAAFIIDNVGGWDNVQALTHCMTRLRFDLKDDSKANEEALRDNENIVGVVKSAGQFQVVLGQHVSKVYEQIIAIKDNQIIEVVDTTEKRSSNLSSGVPSGEANDKKVGIFSKLISTIVGIVGPLLPILIGAGLGRAILALIVQFGWVNTEVSLTYKLFNMVFDAGFTYLPIFVAISAAKHFKTNVYLAALLGMALVHPTWNASVDVLNPQFIGKIFSFVPVYGMSYTSSIIPSILVVWVMSKVDHFLNKKLPDLIKPTFGPLLLLAIMIPATFVVLAPVMGVVSNLLGNAMLWFFNTFGGIGLGILGLIYPWMVATGTHSTLAVGGLQILGQNGFDPISRTLTMGANMAQAGATFAASIKTKDVKLKSMSLSAGVTALVAGITEPALYTVSLQYRKIMYAVMAGSAAGSLFGGLMGLKAFAFMSPSVINIPMWIGEGAPNNVIIAIISMLIAFLTTFVITLFMKIEGLEEGASVNKK from the coding sequence ATGGATTATAGAGATATTGCAGCATTTATAATTGATAATGTTGGTGGTTGGGATAATGTGCAAGCGTTAACACATTGTATGACAAGATTAAGATTCGATCTTAAAGATGATTCAAAGGCTAATGAAGAGGCGCTTAGAGATAATGAAAATATAGTTGGTGTTGTCAAAAGTGCAGGACAGTTTCAAGTTGTATTAGGACAGCATGTTTCTAAAGTTTATGAGCAAATTATTGCTATTAAAGATAATCAGATTATAGAAGTAGTAGATACAACTGAGAAAAGATCAAGTAATCTTAGCAGTGGAGTTCCAAGTGGAGAAGCGAATGATAAGAAGGTAGGAATTTTCTCTAAACTAATTTCTACTATAGTTGGTATAGTTGGACCACTGTTGCCAATATTGATAGGTGCAGGTTTAGGTAGAGCAATTTTAGCTTTAATAGTTCAATTTGGCTGGGTAAATACTGAAGTATCCTTAACTTATAAATTATTTAATATGGTTTTTGATGCAGGTTTTACATATTTACCAATTTTTGTAGCAATATCTGCAGCAAAACACTTTAAAACTAATGTTTATTTAGCAGCATTATTAGGAATGGCATTAGTACACCCAACTTGGAATGCAAGTGTCGATGTTTTAAATCCACAATTTATAGGTAAGATTTTTAGCTTTGTTCCAGTCTATGGTATGTCATATACTTCATCTATAATTCCGTCAATTTTAGTTGTTTGGGTAATGAGTAAAGTTGATCACTTCCTTAATAAAAAATTACCAGATCTTATCAAGCCTACTTTTGGTCCACTCTTACTTTTAGCAATAATGATTCCTGCAACATTTGTAGTATTGGCACCAGTAATGGGTGTAGTTTCCAATTTATTAGGAAATGCAATGCTATGGTTCTTTAACACATTTGGTGGAATTGGTCTTGGAATTCTAGGTTTAATTTATCCATGGATGGTTGCTACAGGAACACACTCAACTCTCGCTGTAGGTGGTTTGCAAATACTAGGTCAGAATGGATTTGATCCAATCTCAAGAACACTAACAATGGGAGCTAATATGGCTCAAGCAGGTGCAACTTTCGCAGCTTCTATTAAGACAAAAGATGTGAAATTAAAATCAATGAGTTTATCAGCAGGTGTTACAGCCTTAGTTGCTGGTATTACTGAACCTGCTTTATATACAGTATCTTTGCAGTACCGTAAAATTATGTATGCCGTAATGGCAGGTTCTGCTGCAGGAAGTTTATTTGGCGGTTTGATGGGATTGAAAGCATTTGCCTTCATGTCACCTAGCGTTATAAATATCCCAATGTGGATAGGTGAAGGTGCACCTAATAACGTTATTATTGCAATAATTTCAATGTTGATTGCGTTTTTAACTACTTTTGTAATTACATTGTTCATGAAGATAGAAGGCTTGGAAGAAGGAGCATCAGTAAATAAAAAGTAG
- a CDS encoding thioredoxin family protein, with translation MKLKRIISVILVSVMVLATACSGNDSNNKKTSENEILGEINYQAKNVLIEPGTDELGETLDYREILNLEEYALSSEKPVLLCVKRDKLKNMNVIIPWMEDMAHKYRGSVNVVMAEDDPNEELFYYLDYQNVPTIFLLYDGEVVRQASWEEEDGLQILVEKMQELVK, from the coding sequence ATGAAATTAAAGAGAATTATAAGTGTTATTCTTGTGAGTGTAATGGTACTTGCGACGGCTTGCTCTGGTAATGATAGCAATAATAAAAAGACTAGTGAGAATGAAATCTTGGGTGAGATAAACTACCAAGCTAAGAATGTGTTAATTGAACCAGGCACAGATGAATTAGGCGAGACTTTGGACTATAGAGAGATTTTAAATCTTGAAGAATACGCACTTTCATCTGAGAAGCCGGTCTTGCTTTGTGTAAAAAGAGATAAGCTTAAAAACATGAATGTCATTATTCCTTGGATGGAGGATATGGCCCATAAATACAGAGGCTCAGTCAATGTTGTAATGGCAGAAGATGACCCTAATGAGGAGCTATTCTACTATTTGGATTATCAAAATGTGCCAACAATTTTTCTACTATATGATGGCGAAGTAGTCCGACAAGCTTCTTGGGAAGAAGAGGATGGATTGCAAATCTTAGTTGAAAAGATGCAGGAGTTGGTGAAATAG
- a CDS encoding PHP domain-containing protein, whose protein sequence is MYADLHTHTNYSDGNVEVEDLVKLAKEKGTKVLAIADHDTVFHYDRIKEACDQYGIKSVWGIELSCYDFSVNKKVHILGLGFKDYPVNVEAKGKQALAGRDNYHKKMIKMLNEKGYDITYEDAKKHSKYNIVFKRHLFDAIVEKYPEMKDASKYRELFLNTGFSNADLEMDYIPVDEGIEAIHKDGGIAILAHPCLYSNYPEIEKYVAYGLDGLEVSHPEMKAEDYVKTKEIVEKFDLIATGGSDFHDFLLTPDMGEYGITEGQYKVVEEKIKFRNDK, encoded by the coding sequence ATGTACGCAGATCTACACACGCATACGAATTATAGTGACGGTAATGTGGAAGTTGAAGATCTTGTTAAGTTGGCTAAAGAAAAAGGAACTAAAGTTCTCGCAATAGCTGATCATGACACGGTTTTTCATTATGATCGAATAAAAGAAGCTTGTGATCAATATGGAATCAAAAGTGTTTGGGGAATAGAGCTTAGTTGTTACGATTTTTCTGTGAATAAGAAAGTTCATATTCTAGGACTAGGATTTAAAGATTACCCTGTAAATGTTGAAGCCAAAGGTAAGCAGGCGTTAGCAGGAAGAGATAATTATCATAAAAAGATGATTAAAATGCTAAATGAAAAAGGCTACGATATCACATATGAAGATGCTAAGAAACATTCGAAATACAATATAGTATTTAAGCGCCATCTTTTCGATGCGATTGTAGAAAAATACCCTGAGATGAAAGATGCAAGCAAGTATAGAGAGCTATTTCTTAATACAGGCTTTAGCAATGCGGATCTTGAAATGGACTATATACCAGTAGATGAGGGTATTGAGGCGATTCATAAAGACGGTGGAATTGCTATCTTAGCTCACCCATGTCTATATAGCAATTACCCAGAGATAGAGAAGTATGTAGCTTATGGTCTGGATGGTTTAGAAGTATCACATCCGGAAATGAAAGCGGAAGATTATGTAAAAACCAAAGAAATAGTTGAAAAGTTTGACCTTATAGCAACAGGAGGATCTGATTTTCACGACTTTCTCTTAACTCCTGATATGGGAGAATATGGCATTACAGAAGGACAGTATAAAGTGGTAGAAGAGAAGATAAAATTTAGAAATGATAAATAG
- a CDS encoding tyrosine-protein phosphatase, with protein MINSVVNFRDVSGYINTEGKEIIPGRIFRGGSLDDITSPEISSFYKDLNIKNIIDFRGENEVLDKPDPEIPGTEHYHLNALKNIKGFDGFDFGHILGTNPSDELINKAYDYLLAGYESMPIDNLAFKKAFDILLENNGSTYIHCSAGKDRTGLLVYLLMRALGFSHEDGLSEYLKSNEYINLGFDAYIEKLGIASEKLELYKPLLFVNETFLNKAMDRIKAKYSNLEDYFLNELNLDEQKLLRLKSYYLND; from the coding sequence ATGATAAATAGTGTTGTAAATTTCAGAGATGTATCTGGATATATTAATACTGAAGGTAAAGAAATAATACCAGGAAGAATTTTCAGAGGTGGCAGTTTAGATGATATTACTAGCCCTGAGATAAGCTCATTCTATAAGGATTTGAATATTAAGAACATAATTGATTTTAGAGGGGAAAATGAGGTTCTTGATAAGCCGGATCCTGAAATACCTGGAACAGAACATTACCATCTTAATGCATTAAAGAATATTAAAGGATTTGATGGTTTTGACTTTGGTCATATACTTGGTACTAATCCTTCAGATGAATTAATTAATAAAGCGTATGATTATCTTCTAGCAGGATATGAAAGTATGCCAATAGATAATCTTGCTTTTAAGAAGGCATTTGATATTCTTTTGGAGAATAATGGAAGTACATACATACACTGCTCAGCTGGCAAAGATAGAACAGGACTTCTGGTGTATTTATTAATGCGTGCCTTAGGTTTCTCACACGAAGATGGGTTAAGTGAGTATTTAAAGTCGAATGAATATATAAATTTGGGCTTTGATGCATATATTGAAAAACTTGGAATAGCTTCAGAGAAGCTTGAGTTGTATAAACCATTGTTATTTGTTAATGAGACTTTCCTGAATAAAGCTATGGATAGAATAAAGGCTAAATATAGCAACTTGGAAGATTATTTCTTGAATGAACTTAATTTAGATGAGCAAAAACTTCTTAGATTGAAGTCATATTATTTGAACGACTAA